A region of Mesoplodon densirostris isolate mMesDen1 chromosome 11, mMesDen1 primary haplotype, whole genome shotgun sequence DNA encodes the following proteins:
- the LOC132499002 gene encoding eukaryotic translation initiation factor 4E-like: MTSLKTKPAHPEKQLCGARERRRWLLWPMWESPRSGGGPRAHGEETTPTPNPPPTEEEKTESNQEVANPEHYIKHPLQNRWALWFFKNDKSKTWQANLRLISKFDTVEDFWALYNHIQLSSNLMLGCDYSLFKDGIEPMWEDEKNKRGGRWLITLNKQQRRSDLDRFWLETLLCLIGESFDDYSDDVCGAVVNVRAKGDKIAIWTTECENREAVTHIGRVYKERLGLPPKIVIGYQSHADTATKSGSTTKNKFVV, encoded by the exons ATGACGTCACTTAAGACCAAACCAGCTCACCCTGAAAAGCAGCTCTGTGGAGCCCGGGAGCGGAGGCGTTGGCTGCTGTGGCCCATGTGGGAG AGCCCACGTTCTGGTGGGGGCCCGAGAGCTCACGGAGAGGAAACCACCCCTACTCCTAATCCCCCACctacagaagaagagaaaacagaatctAATCAGGAGGTTGCTAACCCAGAACACTATATTAAACATCCTTTACAGAACAGATGGGCactctggttttttaaaaatgataaaagcaaaactTGGCAAGCAAACCTTCGGCTGATCTCTAAGTTTGATACTGTTGAAGACTTTTGGGCTCTGTACAACCATATCCAGTTGTCTAGTAATTTAATGCTTGGCTGTGACTACTCACTTTTTAAGGATGGTATTGAGCCTATGTGGGAAGATGAGAAGAACAAACGAGGAGGACGATGGCTAATTACATTGAACAAACAGCAGAGACGAAGTGACCTCGATCGCTTTTGGCTAGAGACACTGCTGTGCCTTATTGGAGAGTCTTTTGATGACTACAGTGATGATGTATGTGGAGCTGTGGTTAATGTTAGAGCTAAAGGTGATAAAATAGCAATATGGACTACTGAATGTGAAAACAGAGAAGCAGTTACACATATAGGGAGGGTATACAAGGAAAGGTTAGGACTTCCTCCAAAGATAGTGATTGGTTATCAGTCCCATGCAGACACGGCTACTAAGAGTGGCTCCACCACTAAAAATAAGTTTGTTGTTTAA